aaacatttctatagaattaaaattttgacaaaattttcaatagaaataaaatgttgacaaaattgtctatagaaacatattttgacaaaattttctatagaaataaaattttcacaaaattttctatacaaataaaattttgacaaaattttctatagaaataaaattttgacaaaattttctatagaaataaaattttcacaaaattttctatagaaataaaattttgacaaaattttctatagaaataaaattttgacaaaattttctatagaaataaaattttgacaaaattttctatagaaatagaattttgacaaaattttctatggaaataaaattttgacaaaattttctatagaaataaaattttgacaattttttctatagaaataaaattttgacaaaattttctatagaaataaaattttgacaaaattttctatagaaacaaattttgacaaatttttctatagaattaaaattttgacaagaattttctatagaaataaaattttgacaaaattttctatagaaatagaattttgacaaattttctatagaaataaaattttgacaaaattttctagagatataaaaatttgacaaaattttctatagaaataaaattttgacaaaatattctatacaaataaaattttgacaaaatttgctatagaattaaaattttgacaaaattttctacagaattaaaattttgacaaaattttctatacaaataaaattttgaaaaaattttctacaaaaataaaatttgacaaaatatttttttgtttggctcgagtggcagccgTGGTTGCAACGCGTCCAAGTGGTCTGAATACGATATTgccttaaatatatttttctacctTTCGGCCGTAAAGGTTTAAGGGGAAATCTTGCTAAACTATACATAATTTCATACACGTGTATTTGTGTGTGTACATATTTTCCTTTGCCGGTAACGTACCATCCTTCTCACAATGGAAGGGAAATTAACTAGCACCCATCGACACAAATATGTAGTAACTACTGTTCTATTTTTGCGTCTTTGACACGAGCAGTCGGTAGTTGGTATGGTGACATTATGAATTGAAAACTAACAAACGAATTGAGTTTCGATTCTTCCGGATAGCAGAGAGGacgttttttcacaaaaacatcgCATATTCATCAGCAttgtattagaaaatttcaCTATAGCTACAAtaacttggtcaaaatgttgAATAATATGAGAGCAAAACGTATGAATGGTTTACATTTGACCGGTACCAGCTTGGGTCCAATGGCCAGATTACCACCGAAATATTCCGATGAGGATTGGGACTTCAATAATAAAGTCAAGCTTCGTATAACATGTGACCAAGAACGAATGGCTGAGCGCATAATGGAGTAGGTGGGAATGGCTATCGAGGTGCTCTGTGACGTTGCCTTCTTATCTCTTTTTCAGGGAATCTCGCCGAGTAATGGACGATGTCAATGATACCACAAGAAATTGGCAACGAGAAGTCGAACATCAGATGCGAGAGCGGGCTAGCGAAATTCGTTTCTTGCTCGATGAATTGAATAAACAGAAGAAAACTGCTCTTCTGGAGGATGAAGCTTTGAATACCTACCGCATGCGAATTTTGAATGCCATCGGATTTCTTAAGGAGAAGTCGTTGGCCATTTGTCAACGTTGTTTGGTATTGCGTGAGGGCCGCCTTGGTGTGGATCTTTGTGAGGATGATGTCGATCGCTCGTTGCGTTGTGAACTGAAGGTTATCAAAGGTTGCCAGTGTCTAATGGACAAAGCCTTAAAGGAAACCAATGAGCAATTGCGAAAATTACGTGCCACCATGTATTTGTTGGACAAAGATCTGGCCCAGAAGGATAAATCGCTTTTTATCGATGAGAAGAATTTGACCTTGAGAGGAAGTCAACGGGAAATGGGTGGGGGTGAATTGGCCCATCATCATTGGTAAGTTGTTTGTGTGAAAGAGTCCGAaatacatatattatttttcaattttcccctaatTTAATTAGCTCCTTTAGAGCAAGGCGTATAGTCCAGCCTATAcaaggtggctgatatgtaaggcAACAAAataaagcgctatattttttattttttagttttattgttcaaaagcaaacaaTGCCGGGAATAACAtccaattttagaatcagtttggcTACCATATGGCCTTTAGACGGCCGCCAAAGCCCTCACAGGCGCATGAAAGTGACTCTGCCATTTCCGTCTTAAGATGGAAGACACTTCGCTATGTTTTAGGGCCAACTTTACACTCCAAAATGCCCCAAGCGTAAAAGTGCAACGGATTAAGATTcgaagattttggtggccatgggCGGTAGCAATGACGCGAGGAACCTCCaagtcattcttggttgacgcgtacTGAGTCCTATTGGAAAGTCCATGGTGTTGTCTTCAAAACGGTCAAGAAAGACTTCACACCCTACTCGAAAGTAGTTCTGCgatattttggcccattcccggCGAAGACCCGTCTTGATATGATCaacaatttgttatttttttaagatcCCAATCGCAAAAGTACAACGGATTGAGattcggagattttggtggccattttgcggtagaaatgaagcgaagaACCTCCCTTTTAAGCCATTGGTTAAGGCGTGCTGAGCCCTATGGGAATGTGCATGGTCTGCGGCCAAAATGTTTGTCCACCCAGGGCTTTAGGACATTTTGCTCGCAATATGAttgcaataaatattttgtacaagTGTACAAAATGGCAAAGAATGTTTCTTTGGCTCGCACGCTACGTTTTTTACTACAAACCCCATCTTTCTAACGCCATCTAGCGGCATACGATGAAACTGGCTACTGATACACAccaagaaaatttgatttaaaattagcCAACGAAATTCATTGACATTGCATTACTATTATGTAAATGTTTATAATAGTCCGAAATGTTTCGTTAAGCATAACAATAACAATGACGAAAAtgttcattgtatttatgaaattgtttcattggctAATTTTAATGACAGTTTTTGTTAATATTACAAAGCTTTTTCTACTAGAgtatattttttgtactttttttaaatctttgttACATTTACCTCAATTATTTTCTCTATTCTATCTACAGCCAATATTCTCTAAGTGAATGGCAACATactacctataaaaatttagaaaacaatgccAGGGAGCTGAATTCTGCTGCCCAATTGAGAGCCTATGTTGATTTGTTACTCAAACAAGTCTGTGAGGATATGCAAAATCAAACGGATCGCACCAATGAAGCCTTTGCCCGTCGTATTGCCGAACAACGTCATGtgaaaaattgtttggaaaataAGCATAGCGACACTATGAATCACATTCATGAGGTTCAACAAAATCTTCAAATGCTCGACAAGGAATTGTGCGATAAGAATCGAGCCCAGCAATTGTGTTTGACCCGTTTGGGTAATCGTGCTACCCGCCCCGGGGTTGAATTGACTTGTGATGAAGTCCAAGATGCTCTCTATCATGAGTTGGAAGCTCTAAAGGGTTCTCTGTGCAAATTGAATAACAAGGTGCAGGAGAATAAGGCCTCATTGCGTTATCTGATGCATGTCCAGGTTATGCAGGAGGAGGAAATTAACATTAAGGCGAATTCGATAAAAATCGATGAAGTGGATTGTATGACAATACGTCAGGCTttaaaatatcaatcattttaaaTTACCTTGTGacgaaatatacaaaattttattggagtTTGTAGTGGCACTCAAAGCGTTTGAGTGacgaattaattaataaaaaaaacatgttaaaaCTTGCAttcgaattgaattgaaaaattttgaatttatttacttTGAAGGATATTGTTTACCTCCCCAGATTCCTGGatcaatatttgttgttgtattaGTAAAATGCAACTCCTtcaacataaatttaaaaaaaatacgacTTTATGTTGGTATAAAAAGGAACTTTGTTCAGAAACCggaaatataattgtaagcATGGCGAAAGTTTTGTATATGTAATTACGGCCTTATGTTATGTGTAAACACGACCGCTAAGGCTCTTTAACGTATAgagcaaaattgtctacatttttcaaaaactgcTCCATATAACTACAAGTAAAATAAGCCGACATAGTCCTATTccatcaaattttcttaaaataatttgtgtgctttttattcagaaattctGCCTATTCAAAAAAGGGCATTTAGACAGTTTTGCCATTGAAAAAACAAGGCGGTAGAGGTCTCTGCCACAATAATGCCATAAAGATTgttgatatttatttattgatatttttcaaaGCGAAACGCAAGACATTTGAAAGCGATATcgacaaaatcttttttatattatgcgctttacagactatcagttattccggacgacagtgctcgtgtcggacatatcccatatattgtgcacactataagttaagcccgaaggcataatcgatactgctgcatgtttatggaatcgataacacatttaccgattatttagtcatcgccgacgagtcgtatcgatccgacacactgtaagattctttacaaacaccgacattccgtccggaataactgatagtctgtaaagcgcattatgctAGCAAAGACATCTAgtgcttcagttttgcaatGTCAAAGCTGCATCatagagagaataaaaagacaagaggacgaaactgtgaagcgaaactgcgtcagtaggtggcagtaaTGAGCAGTgctgccaggtgatttttgattcttccccccaaatcttaagaaaaaaccccctaaattggtctagacttttttcaaaaacccccaaaaaattgaagaatgttaataagtcaaaaaggtgtcccaaatttcgttaaaaaaatccTGCAGTGATaactttacaaattaaatttaacacaaatatatactgaaaggtttttttttctgaagaacaaaatttcttttgaagtaaataaaaatcagtagATAACATCATTATACCACttttcacaaattcgggtttatttatctaaaatttcgttcctgaggaaagtaatttttctatgggtataataatacaaaatgtatATCAATATGAAGAGCAGACAAAACAatataattcaatgtataaatctttcaactcaaattaattaaaacaacggCTTATAAAGtacaaataatagaaataaaaaataaacaaaaattaaagttcagtaaatatatacattacCAAAATTGTAGGCGTGAAATGATGAGACCAATAATTTAATGTTACAATACCATTtcatatggcgatttcgattgggaaaaagggtgcaacattctcgaaattgatagcaaaatatgaaggacactgtgatagattttggatcctcccaataaacacaaacgtttgaaaaatactaaaatgcaataatttttcaaacattttttcaaaggattagggtaatattcaagttgagaaattgttgagaaaatcgcgttctcaacaaaaaacagacattaccctcaacagtaaaattcaacacaatagcaataatctctcaattgtaatcctcaaattgaaatgcattgctactcaataatttctcaaacagttttcaatgtgagacaaattaaaaactaatattgcttcgaatattttctaaccacaatttgcatgaaagtcaatcccagttcttactgaaagtcaacactaaatttctagtgattttgtacattttattaatttttttcgttaaaaatataataatattaaaaataacatttacaatatataaaaataataatatgttataataccaatcaaaacataattatcttattaaaggtattaataactaaaactatcaatacaactttaaataacttaaacatttttcatgtataatttcccccataatgttggtgtcacataactattaattaattaattattaattaatatgctgacaatttcaaataattactatcgaggaacttgctggcctgcgtgttagaatagattccatcaagaggaattcacaaaatatcaaactgatgacggaatgtaaattgatgtaatgcacattttcatccagaagttcttgatttaggaactgttgcactttgttttaattggttgcactttgcaagttttctggaatcttttctttgttgtttccttcatcattttttcaccggtcaacatcttccaagaatataacatccaatgattttagttttctgcaaaacaatcgagttttgtgatttccattacgttttcatttcactttttattttgacttaccaattataattaccgttttggattaatttcagttttatgtcaataaaaataactgaccacgtacttcgtggcacaaaatgtattgaaacccacaaaattcctcaagaacgttggtgtcacaaaattcttgtaaaactcattaaaattaGGGAAATTAGCAAGGAACTTGATGACTAGAGAgttagaataaatttccagcaatttcaattcacaaaatatcaaattaaaccgatgatgcgatgtaaattaaactataggcgtgatgcgaattatcacccagtagttgatatggaaaagcataaataccaagtttaattcattgtactttgatttatggaaactttctcttttcgataagccaccatcatttttcattggtcaacctcttaatgtttccaagaatgcagcatccaaatattttagttttctgcaatgagatttaaatttagtgacttctctaaagtgttgatttaatttttcatattgacttaccaattattataaactatttgaagcagttccagttacttgtccaacattttttcatcggtcagctttttaatgtcttaaagaacgtagaatccataattttagttttcggcaaagagatataatttagtgtcttccttaaagtttcatatcatttttttattttcacttacgtattattagaaactatttggagtaaattcagttttttgtctaaaatgttttttatttctttcaattgaccacgaacttcgttgcacaaacaagtattgaaaaccacatggttttttcgttgcattttagggtagtgttttgtcaaagttttctcatattatcttcaaccccttttcaaagatttcgtcaacattttggcaaattggaagtaattcgcaaacaatttgaagatgtattgaatattagctgtttcaagtcaagttgaatttatgttgataattatagtaaccctcaaactgaaaagttgttgcatttgaaaaacgctcatcctgtgtttattgggctgtatctctcacaatattgggaattaaaaataactttggaatgacgctatcatttggtcgaaaatgcaataaggaaaaaaaagaagggtaacaccaaggcaacatatttttgcgaatcgaaaacgccattaatttgtttttaattgtatcaaatattaaaaatgccccttcaacagatgcgtttaaaacagaatgtcattgcttacttgcttgtatttaagaACTGGGTTGAGTTccctcattgttttttttttcaaaattcatgccagaattgttcccaattttgttgagaattgctccactttatagggtctaaaataattttttacccccaaaaatcccccccaataaatgttacccctaaaaatccccctaaacgtgtaaaaaatccctaaatttggggggaaaacccccaacctggcaacactggtcatgaggaaaatttctctaatatcatgcagtttttgtcggcgcttctctcaaatatcatacagtttgcgtcggcgtcacccagttcagctctgtcggctttacgaaacgtaagaAAATAGGATTTATAACCTACTTTctaataacaaatgttcttttatataattcgtttcattctattaattttttagcagacaatttgaaattataactgtcgatgtctttataaagaatttatcaaaacagcgcttcgaccgcaacgtcgatAATACCAAGGCTACAGTCATTGtgtgacatctatacggttgacatttgttgtttttgtagaagagaaattttcgtcctcttgtgttttCATTCCCTCTGGCTCCATCATAATCACGGTTtcccagttggtagaattctatcaaaaccagacaatgaagccgacccatttttgtctctTCGGCGGcgaacaattatccattataaaatcaatttgaagcagagaatgaagccgacccatttttgtcggcggcggcttgacggctaagccgatataaatttgtctattcggcggatcataattatccattataaaacagagaatgaagccgacccatttttgtcggcggcggctaacactaaatttttgcctccggcggcgccgGCTTGAcagctaagccgataaaaaattgtctgttcggCGGAGCATAATTatctattaaaaaatcaatttgaagttttccgaattgtaatgagattagttgtacaaccaatcttacaaccaaatttacatttcattgaaattttttgagctaaatttttgtaacactattatagcaacttgatactaattgattgaaagtggaaagttcaaaattttggcaaaaactataacaaatattattaaatttttctgatataaatcaatattttagattaattgcccagcaaaaaaatttggaagttcttccaaaggtacaactttaaaagcacttccagaagatgtactcccaatgatgttctttattttaactacccaggaagttcttttaatttaattttttaaaactttctttttttcatatttttaatggataatgttaactttttttgtttcaaaaaggttaaaaacagagtaagaatttaaaaaatggtgcaaatcatttaaattttgtcgaaaaaaatgctgaatccaatctgaaaaaattgcgaatttttgaaaatatttgaggtcaaacgtttccgagaagcgttagaatccattaaaaaatataaaaatgtataaaaattatttattggacaaattatcacaaaaatttttaatttacattcaaaacattgaattcggataacacctaaagaagtgatgcaaattcagtgcaacggatgttgaaatggaggacttccgtcctatgacaagcccatgttgaattcatcgcttctgcgtcaattttgcaccacttccggatccaaaaagaacattttcattacttttttggcgacgctttttttgctgggtggcggctaaatttgagtcgggatgagtcgacatattcggcggcggcgtcgactgctaaaaacgggacggcgacggcgcgactcggcgacttcattctctgttataaaatcaatttgaagttattcgagtagtaatgagattagtcgtacaaccaatcttacaatcaaatttaatttagttaaaattttctgagctaaatctttgcaaaactattatagcagtttgaaattgattgattgtgggtggaaggttcaacatttatggcaaaatatgacaattattaatcgacaattaaatcaatatttttgattaattggcttcattctctgatcaaaactgataatttttttactgtacttcaattttctatagaagggctgttttattttagcactggatatgctaagccgttaaggactaaaataaaacagagtactcgtttatccaggacatctccaaaaatatgcaacactgtcatcagctgtttaaaaacaatcacagaaaagaagtgaaatcttgcatttttaatgtatgaaatgcttcaattagtaataaatatttactgctgcgattatttatgacactgtatcactttgaatttcacgTTTTTCGGTAAAATAgtaacaataaattgctattgtgaatcgaagaagcgtcactttatccaaatacaatctggcaacatcggcgcgaattgcactgatgagatgttctgcatagaacaccagtgcaacgatgttctggatagcccatacaaatgttgcatccagtgcaaaaagaaaacagccctagaaataaaattttaaaaattttttctataaaaataaaattttctatagaaataaagtttagagaaaaaattctataaaaataatattttgagaaaattttctacagaaataaaattttgacaaagtttcatataaagggtgattcttttgaggttaggattttcatgcattagtatttgacagatcacgtgggatttcagacatggtgtcaaagagaaagatgctcagtatgctttgacatttcatcatgaatagacttaccctgccaacattttttgaatttggggactcttttgagaatccccactacgtcgaaaacaatcatatacgacatcaaaaactcgtcggaaaagcgccgtcactattgagaagttgtaccacgccaagttactacaaaaatgtttcgcatgagtgcaattattaggtgcctttatagatcaatttagaacgacgccaataagggaccctccaaacaatcagaaaaagtgcattttaagatagttgtaaaagaatcattgtggtcgagtaaaacacgtttgtttagatatttattaatttgattaaacatttacaaattcttaaaaatataacatttataccactatcacattatatttaacataatttttggtattaatgatgatgttgagttacaagtagcgagttacatgttgctgcgtctatcaaccagtgtttttattccatggaggcagcgtgtctgtaaaatatctgaaaaacaatcactttattccatttggaaaatcaccaaattgttcaccaatatacctttcacaattttaagcgtataatctatgttttcagaactttattttcgtttttatttaattaaaatataacaagctggttgcgcttggcgtttcacaaaaaaatggcttttttaacagtagggatggcaaattacttgcatgtactttttgatgtaccttttcatgatggttgaagtgacatttacgagtctgtggtaacgatgaggttgaa
This is a stretch of genomic DNA from Haematobia irritans isolate KBUSLIRL chromosome 4, ASM5000362v1, whole genome shotgun sequence. It encodes these proteins:
- the Tektin-C gene encoding tektin C; this translates as MLNNMRAKRMNGLHLTGTSLGPMARLPPKYSDEDWDFNNKVKLRITCDQERMAERIMEESRRVMDDVNDTTRNWQREVEHQMRERASEIRFLLDELNKQKKTALLEDEALNTYRMRILNAIGFLKEKSLAICQRCLVLREGRLGVDLCEDDVDRSLRCELKVIKGCQCLMDKALKETNEQLRKLRATMYLLDKDLAQKDKSLFIDEKNLTLRGSQREMGGGELAHHHCQYSLSEWQHTTYKNLENNARELNSAAQLRAYVDLLLKQVCEDMQNQTDRTNEAFARRIAEQRHVKNCLENKHSDTMNHIHEVQQNLQMLDKELCDKNRAQQLCLTRLGNRATRPGVELTCDEVQDALYHELEALKGSLCKLNNKVQENKASLRYLMHVQVMQEEEINIKANSIKIDEVDCMTIRQALKYQSF